A window of Actinobacillus suis ATCC 33415 contains these coding sequences:
- a CDS encoding ubiquinone biosynthesis accessory factor UbiJ: protein MLSQLKQQLMLPQFAFGAIETAFNALLQRSPHVLPALRKLEGKCLHIELSSPAINFYLIFSETRAEWLSVYEGEADCHVQLSFEALPKLADKAKLTELINNKSLVLNGDIQVLQLFTAVLDELEKDPAELLSPFVGDVLAQTSTDFAKKLFNKLKGQIEQNHQHFAENLMNERPVVVHRLQAVNFYDQVAELEQQAVEFERKFAKFENKS, encoded by the coding sequence ATGTTATCTCAACTTAAACAGCAGCTTATGTTGCCACAGTTTGCTTTCGGTGCGATAGAAACCGCATTTAATGCGTTGCTACAGCGTTCGCCGCACGTATTACCGGCATTACGTAAGTTAGAGGGTAAATGCTTACATATTGAATTAAGCTCGCCGGCGATCAATTTTTATCTGATCTTTAGCGAAACCCGTGCGGAATGGTTATCGGTTTACGAAGGTGAAGCGGATTGCCATGTGCAACTTTCGTTTGAAGCCTTACCGAAACTTGCCGATAAAGCCAAATTAACCGAGCTGATTAATAACAAGTCATTGGTGTTGAACGGCGATATTCAGGTGTTACAACTTTTCACCGCAGTGTTAGATGAACTGGAAAAAGATCCCGCTGAATTGTTGTCGCCTTTTGTTGGTGATGTGCTGGCACAGACTTCAACCGATTTTGCCAAAAAATTATTTAACAAACTAAAAGGGCAAATTGAGCAGAATCATCAGCATTTCGCAGAGAATTTAATGAACGAGCGTCCGGTAGTGGTACATCGCTTACAAGCGGTTAATTTTTACGATCAGGTTGCAGAACTTGAGCAACAAGCGGTCGAATTTGAGCGAAAATTTGCAAAATTTGAGAATAAATCATGA
- the ubiE gene encoding bifunctional demethylmenaquinone methyltransferase/2-methoxy-6-polyprenyl-1,4-benzoquinol methylase UbiE produces MTDLQHTTETTENETTHFGFKTVAKEEKQQLVANVFHSVAGKYDLMNDLLSFGIHRVWKRFTIDCSGVRKGQKVLDLAGGTGDFSAKFSRIVGESGEVVLADINSSMLEVGREKLRNLGVVGNVSYVQANAECLPFADNTFDCVVISFGLRNVTDKDKALRSMFRVLKPGGRLLVLEFSKPIIDPISQLYNFYSFNILPKVGEVVVNDADSYRYLAESIRMHPKQDELKAMMENAGFESVNYYNLSAGIVALHRGYKF; encoded by the coding sequence ATGACTGATTTACAACACACGACAGAAACGACTGAAAACGAAACAACGCATTTTGGTTTTAAAACCGTTGCCAAAGAGGAAAAACAGCAATTGGTTGCTAATGTATTCCACAGCGTTGCCGGTAAATACGACTTAATGAATGATTTGCTTTCGTTTGGTATCCATCGTGTTTGGAAGCGTTTTACGATTGATTGCAGTGGCGTGCGTAAAGGGCAAAAAGTGTTGGATCTTGCCGGTGGTACAGGCGATTTTTCGGCAAAATTTTCGCGTATTGTTGGTGAAAGTGGCGAAGTGGTATTAGCTGATATTAATAGCTCGATGTTGGAAGTCGGCCGTGAAAAATTGCGTAATTTAGGCGTAGTCGGCAATGTCAGTTATGTACAAGCTAATGCGGAGTGTCTGCCGTTTGCAGATAATACCTTCGATTGTGTGGTGATCAGTTTCGGTTTACGTAATGTGACGGACAAAGACAAAGCGCTACGTTCGATGTTTCGTGTGTTGAAGCCGGGTGGCCGTTTACTTGTGTTGGAATTCTCAAAACCGATTATTGATCCGATTAGCCAATTATATAATTTTTATTCTTTTAATATTTTGCCGAAAGTGGGCGAAGTGGTAGTCAACGATGCGGATAGCTATCGTTATCTTGCCGAATCAATTCGTATGCACCCGAAACAAGACGAATTAAAAGCGATGATGGAAAATGCCGGCTTTGAAAGCGTAAATTATTACAACTTAAGTGCCGGTATTGTAGCGTTACATCGAGGATATAAGTTTTAA
- the corA gene encoding magnesium/cobalt transporter CorA, whose product MIRAFALDNARLVSVDETATDLNDAIWIDLIDPSDDERSVLQRGLDQTLAEEHELEDLEASARFFEDEDGLHLHSFFYCLDDDDYADIATVAFTIRDGRLFTLRERDLPAFRLYRMRSRREKLIDSNAYELLLDLFETKIEQLADVIETIYADLETLSRVILNGKQESENFDDALSDLTELEDASSKVRLCLMDTQRALSFLLRKTRLPNNQLEQARDIMRDIESLQPHNESLFQKVNFLMQAAMGYINIEQNKIMKFFSVVSVMFLPATLVASTYGMNFEFMPELHFKYGYPMAIGLMICAAATPYIYFKRKGWL is encoded by the coding sequence ATGATCCGTGCATTTGCATTAGATAACGCACGCCTTGTCAGCGTTGACGAAACCGCTACCGATTTAAACGATGCAATTTGGATTGATTTAATCGATCCGAGCGATGACGAACGTAGCGTACTACAGCGTGGTTTAGACCAAACGCTTGCGGAAGAACACGAATTGGAAGACTTAGAGGCTTCTGCTCGCTTCTTCGAAGACGAAGACGGCTTACACCTTCACTCTTTTTTCTATTGTTTAGATGACGACGATTACGCAGATATTGCCACCGTAGCATTTACCATTCGCGACGGACGTTTATTTACTCTGCGTGAACGTGATTTACCGGCGTTCCGTTTATATCGAATGCGTTCTCGCCGTGAAAAATTAATTGATAGCAATGCGTACGAATTACTGCTCGACTTATTCGAAACAAAAATCGAGCAGCTTGCGGACGTGATCGAAACAATTTATGCGGATTTAGAAACCTTAAGCCGTGTGATCTTGAACGGTAAGCAAGAAAGTGAAAATTTTGACGATGCGCTTTCCGATTTAACCGAATTGGAAGATGCCAGCTCAAAAGTGCGCTTATGTCTGATGGATACGCAACGTGCGTTAAGTTTCTTATTGCGTAAAACCCGTTTACCAAACAATCAGCTTGAACAAGCTCGTGACATTATGCGAGATATTGAATCACTCCAACCGCATAATGAATCGTTGTTCCAAAAAGTGAACTTCTTGATGCAAGCGGCAATGGGTTATATCAATATTGAGCAGAATAAAATTATGAAGTTTTTCTCGGTCGTATCGGTGATGTTCCTACCGGCAACTCTCGTTGCCTCGACTTACGGAATGAACTTTGAATTTATGCCGGAATTACATTTTAAATACGGCTATCCGATGGCAATCGGCTTAATGATTTGCGCCGCCGCCACCCCGTATATCTACTTTAAACGCAAAGGTTGGTTATAA
- the trmA gene encoding tRNA (uridine(54)-C5)-methyltransferase TrmA, with amino-acid sequence MNLPIEQYSDLLAKKAENLTALLAPFNPPALEVFESETSHFRMRAEFRVWHDTNEAGENELYHIMFDQETKQRYRVDQFPIANHLINNMMSTLLTEIKGNELLTRKLFQVDYLSTLSGEIAVSMLYHKKLNEEWQAEAAALKKRLENHGFNVQIIGRATKQKIALDRDYVEEVLPVDGRNLIYRQVENSFTQPNAKMNIKMLEWARSCTKNSTGDLLELYCGNGNFSIALAENFRQVLATEISKSSVHSAQYNIEQNRIDNLQIIRMSAEEFTLAMNGVREFNRLKGIDLKAYDCNTIFVDPPRAGLDQDTLNMVQAYERILYISCNPHTLADNLVQLTQTHRIERAALFDQFPYTHHVESGVWLIRK; translated from the coding sequence ATGAACCTTCCTATTGAGCAATATTCTGATCTTCTTGCAAAAAAAGCAGAAAATTTGACCGCTTTACTTGCGCCTTTTAATCCGCCTGCACTTGAAGTGTTTGAGTCTGAAACCAGCCATTTCCGTATGCGTGCCGAATTCCGAGTATGGCATGATACTAACGAAGCCGGAGAAAATGAGCTGTATCACATTATGTTCGATCAGGAAACTAAGCAACGTTATCGAGTTGATCAATTCCCGATTGCTAATCACTTAATCAATAATATGATGAGTACGCTATTAACCGAAATTAAGGGCAATGAATTACTCACTCGTAAATTATTCCAAGTGGATTATCTCAGCACGTTAAGCGGTGAAATTGCGGTATCAATGCTTTATCACAAAAAGCTAAACGAAGAATGGCAAGCGGAAGCAGCTGCATTAAAAAAACGCTTAGAAAATCACGGTTTTAACGTGCAAATTATCGGGCGAGCAACTAAACAGAAGATCGCTTTAGATCGTGATTATGTTGAAGAAGTATTACCGGTGGACGGGCGTAATTTAATTTATCGCCAAGTAGAAAATAGCTTTACCCAGCCGAATGCTAAAATGAATATTAAAATGTTGGAATGGGCGAGAAGCTGTACCAAAAATAGTACCGGTGATTTATTAGAGCTTTATTGCGGTAACGGGAATTTCTCAATTGCATTAGCCGAGAACTTCCGCCAAGTGTTAGCTACAGAGATTTCAAAATCTTCAGTTCATTCTGCACAATATAATATCGAACAGAACAGGATCGATAATTTGCAGATTATTCGAATGTCGGCGGAAGAGTTCACTCTAGCGATGAACGGCGTGCGTGAATTTAATCGTTTAAAAGGAATTGATTTAAAAGCGTATGATTGCAATACGATTTTTGTTGACCCGCCACGAGCAGGTTTGGATCAAGATACCTTAAATATGGTGCAAGCTTACGAGCGAATTTTATATATTTCGTGCAATCCACATACGCTAGCAGATAATTTAGTGCAATTAACCCAAACGCATCGTATTGAGCGTGCGGCACTTTTTGATCAGTTCCCTTATACTCATCACGTAGAAAGTGGCGTATGGCTGATTAGGAAATAA
- a CDS encoding DUF413 domain-containing protein, with amino-acid sequence MAESFSVTRRYFDDKNYPRGFARHGDYTIRESQTLEQFGQACLALETGERSPVTAEEERFVAVMKGDEIAESIIEKSWLKYRTLTSKTKRIYTLSGNAGNDAGDDFSAAE; translated from the coding sequence ATGGCAGAGAGTTTTAGCGTAACACGTCGTTACTTTGATGATAAAAATTATCCACGCGGTTTTGCTCGTCACGGCGATTACACCATTCGTGAATCTCAGACTTTAGAGCAATTCGGTCAAGCGTGTTTAGCATTAGAAACTGGCGAACGTAGCCCAGTGACGGCAGAAGAAGAGCGCTTTGTTGCTGTAATGAAAGGTGATGAAATTGCTGAAAGCATTATTGAAAAATCATGGTTAAAGTACCGCACTTTAACCAGCAAAACAAAACGTATCTATACGCTTTCAGGTAATGCGGGTAACGATGCCGGTGATGATTTCAGCGCTGCTGAATAA
- the ddc gene encoding L-2,4-diaminobutyrate decarboxylase produces the protein MADISKHRQSLFCNDPQSIADYENAMNNAVQAVSAWLKNDKMYTGGSIKQMRALIDGFNPSKEGVGVQKSLDHLVEIFLKPSLKVHHPHSLAHLHCPTMVTSQIAEVLINATNQSMDSWDQSPAGSIMEEHLIDWLRQKVGYGAGTSGVFTSGGTQSNLMGVLLARDWAIAKNWKNEDGSEWSVQCDGIPADAMKNVKVVCSENAHFSVQKNMAMMGMGFQSVVTVPCNENAQMDVVALEKTLADLTAQGKIIACVVATAGTTDAGAIDPLKEIRAITNKFGAWLHVDAAWGGALLLSKDFRHFLDGIEETDSITLDFHKHFFQSISCGAFLLKDQANYRFIDYKADYLNSEYDEAHGVPNLVAKSLQTTRRFDALKLWFTVEALGEDLYASVIDHGVKLTKEVEGYINATDGLEMLVPSQFASVLFRVVPQGYPAEFIDILNQNVADELFARGEANIGVTKVSDKQSLKMTTLSPIATLENVKALLAQVLAEAERIKDSIVNGTYVPPID, from the coding sequence ATGGCAGATATTTCAAAACACAGACAATCACTTTTCTGTAATGATCCGCAATCGATCGCTGATTATGAAAATGCGATGAATAATGCGGTGCAAGCAGTAAGTGCTTGGTTAAAAAACGACAAAATGTACACCGGTGGTTCAATCAAGCAAATGCGTGCTTTGATTGACGGTTTTAATCCGTCAAAAGAAGGCGTAGGCGTACAAAAATCACTTGATCACTTAGTGGAAATTTTCTTAAAACCAAGTCTTAAAGTACATCACCCACATTCGCTTGCGCATTTACATTGCCCGACAATGGTAACTAGTCAAATTGCGGAAGTGTTAATTAATGCAACTAACCAATCAATGGACTCTTGGGATCAAAGCCCTGCAGGTTCGATTATGGAAGAACACTTAATTGATTGGTTACGTCAAAAAGTTGGCTATGGTGCCGGTACTTCAGGCGTGTTTACTTCAGGCGGTACACAATCAAATCTCATGGGCGTATTACTTGCTCGTGATTGGGCGATTGCGAAAAACTGGAAAAACGAAGACGGCTCGGAATGGTCGGTACAATGTGACGGCATTCCTGCGGACGCAATGAAAAATGTGAAAGTAGTTTGCTCGGAAAATGCTCACTTCTCAGTGCAAAAAAACATGGCAATGATGGGTATGGGCTTCCAATCTGTGGTAACAGTGCCGTGCAATGAAAACGCTCAAATGGACGTTGTAGCATTAGAAAAAACATTGGCGGATTTAACCGCACAAGGCAAGATTATCGCTTGTGTGGTGGCAACAGCCGGTACGACAGACGCCGGTGCAATCGATCCGTTAAAAGAAATTCGTGCAATCACTAATAAATTCGGTGCATGGTTACACGTAGATGCGGCTTGGGGCGGTGCGTTATTGCTTTCTAAAGATTTCCGTCATTTCTTAGATGGTATTGAAGAAACCGACTCAATCACGTTAGATTTCCACAAACACTTCTTCCAAAGTATTTCGTGTGGTGCGTTCTTATTAAAAGATCAAGCGAACTATCGTTTTATCGATTATAAAGCGGATTACCTCAATTCAGAATATGATGAAGCACACGGTGTACCGAACTTAGTGGCGAAATCATTACAAACCACTCGTCGTTTTGACGCATTAAAATTATGGTTCACGGTAGAAGCGTTGGGTGAAGATTTATATGCTTCAGTGATTGACCACGGTGTGAAATTAACTAAAGAAGTGGAAGGCTATATTAACGCGACTGACGGCTTAGAAATGTTAGTGCCAAGCCAATTCGCTTCGGTGTTATTCCGTGTGGTACCGCAAGGCTATCCGGCAGAATTTATCGATATCTTAAACCAAAACGTAGCGGACGAGCTTTTCGCACGTGGCGAAGCAAATATCGGTGTAACCAAAGTGAGCGACAAACAATCGCTTAAGATGACTACGTTAAGCCCGATTGCAACCTTGGAAAACGTGAAAGCGTTATTAGCACAAGTATTAGCGGAAGCGGAGCGTATTAAAGATTCGATTGTAAACGGTACTTACGTGCCACCGATTGATTAA
- a CDS encoding diaminobutyrate--2-oxoglutarate transaminase — MTITTPVKAVLASNKHFLDRQDQMESNVRSYPRKLPFAYAKAQGCWVTDVEGNEYLDFLAGAGTLALGHNHPVLMQSIKDVLESGLPLHTLDLTTPLKDAFTEELLSFFPKDQYILQFTGPSGADANEAAIKLAKTYTGRGNVIAFSGGFHGMTHGALSLTGNLGAKNAVQNLMAGVQFMPYPHEYRCPFGIGGEAGAKAVERYFENFIEDVESGVVKPAAVILEAIQGEGGVVPAPISFLQKVREVTKKHGILMIVDEVQAGFCRSGKMFAFEHAGIEPDIVVMSKAVGGSLPLAVLAIRKEFDAWQPAGHTGTFRGNQLAMATGYASLKIMREENLAQNAQERGEYLTNALHELSKEFPCIGNVRGRGLMMGIDIVDERKPQDATGAYPQDGELAVAIQKACFNNKLLLERGGRGGNVVRVLCAVNINQAECEEFIKRFKQSVADAIKAVRG; from the coding sequence ATGACAATTACCACTCCTGTAAAAGCAGTTCTCGCATCAAACAAACATTTCTTAGATCGCCAAGATCAAATGGAATCAAATGTTCGTAGTTATCCTCGTAAATTACCTTTTGCGTATGCAAAAGCACAAGGTTGCTGGGTAACAGACGTTGAGGGTAACGAATACCTTGACTTCTTAGCGGGCGCAGGAACACTTGCATTAGGTCATAACCACCCGGTATTAATGCAATCAATCAAAGATGTATTAGAAAGCGGTTTACCGTTACATACACTTGACTTAACCACTCCGTTAAAAGATGCATTCACAGAAGAATTACTTTCATTCTTCCCGAAAGATCAATACATCCTTCAATTTACTGGCCCATCAGGTGCGGATGCTAACGAAGCAGCAATCAAATTAGCAAAAACTTATACTGGTCGCGGCAATGTGATCGCATTCTCTGGTGGTTTCCACGGTATGACACACGGTGCGTTATCATTAACCGGTAACCTAGGTGCGAAAAATGCGGTACAAAACTTAATGGCTGGTGTGCAATTTATGCCGTATCCGCATGAATATCGTTGCCCGTTCGGTATCGGTGGCGAAGCAGGTGCAAAAGCGGTTGAACGCTATTTCGAAAACTTCATCGAAGATGTTGAAAGTGGTGTAGTAAAACCGGCAGCGGTAATTTTAGAAGCGATTCAAGGTGAAGGCGGTGTTGTACCGGCGCCAATCAGCTTCTTACAAAAAGTGCGTGAAGTCACCAAAAAACACGGTATCTTAATGATCGTGGACGAAGTTCAAGCTGGTTTCTGCCGCAGTGGTAAAATGTTCGCTTTCGAACACGCAGGCATTGAGCCGGATATCGTGGTAATGTCAAAAGCGGTTGGTGGTTCATTACCATTAGCGGTATTAGCAATTCGTAAAGAATTCGATGCATGGCAACCAGCAGGTCACACCGGTACTTTCCGTGGTAACCAATTAGCAATGGCAACCGGTTATGCTTCATTAAAAATCATGCGTGAAGAAAATTTAGCGCAAAATGCACAAGAACGTGGCGAATACTTAACCAACGCATTGCATGAATTAAGCAAAGAATTCCCATGTATCGGTAATGTACGTGGTCGCGGCTTAATGATGGGTATTGATATCGTTGATGAGCGTAAGCCACAAGATGCAACCGGTGCTTATCCACAAGACGGCGAATTAGCGGTCGCAATTCAAAAAGCGTGTTTCAACAATAAATTATTGTTAGAGCGTGGTGGTCGTGGCGGTAACGTAGTACGTGTGCTTTGTGCAGTAAACATCAACCAAGCGGAATGTGAAGAGTTTATCAAACGTTTCAAACAATCTGTGGCGGATGCAATCAAAGCAGTACGTGGCTAA
- the rpmG gene encoding 50S ribosomal protein L33 has product MAAKGNREKIKLVSTAETGHFYTTTKNKRNMPEKMEIKKFDPVVRKHVVYKEAKIK; this is encoded by the coding sequence ATGGCAGCTAAAGGTAATCGTGAGAAAATCAAATTAGTTTCAACTGCTGAAACTGGTCACTTCTACACAACAACTAAAAACAAACGTAATATGCCAGAAAAAATGGAAATCAAAAAATTTGATCCAGTTGTGCGTAAACACGTTGTTTATAAAGAAGCTAAAATCAAATAA
- the rpmB gene encoding 50S ribosomal protein L28: MSRVCQVTGKRPAVGNNRSHALNATRRRFLPNLHTHRFWVESENRFVTLRLTAKGMRIIDKKGIDAVLAEIRARGEKI, translated from the coding sequence ATGTCAAGAGTTTGCCAAGTAACCGGCAAGCGTCCAGCAGTTGGTAACAACCGCTCACACGCATTAAACGCGACTCGTCGTCGTTTTTTACCTAACTTACACACTCACCGTTTCTGGGTTGAGAGTGAAAACCGTTTCGTAACTTTACGCTTAACAGCGAAAGGTATGCGTATTATCGACAAAAAAGGCATCGATGCAGTATTAGCTGAAATCCGTGCTCGTGGCGAAAAAATCTAA
- the radC gene encoding RadC family protein, with translation MCNAELMPREKLLAYGAESLTDQELLAIFLRTGIKGLPVMQLSETVLKQFGSLRGLLSADVKAFCQMKGLGQTQFIQLQASKEMTKRYLAQQMQVRENITEPYLAVMCFQTELESEEREVFMVMFLDNQNRLIKKEKMFYGTINQATVYPREIIKEALKCNAAAIIVAHNHPSGLCTPSESDRMLTKKIEMACDLVEIRFVDHIVVGKGDYFSFEEEKFRRNNS, from the coding sequence ATGTGTAATGCAGAATTAATGCCACGAGAAAAATTATTAGCTTATGGAGCGGAGTCCTTAACTGATCAAGAATTATTGGCGATTTTTTTGCGTACCGGCATTAAGGGGTTGCCGGTGATGCAATTATCTGAAACGGTACTCAAACAATTTGGTTCGTTAAGAGGGTTACTTAGTGCGGATGTAAAAGCATTTTGTCAGATGAAAGGATTAGGGCAAACGCAATTTATTCAATTACAAGCTTCAAAAGAAATGACTAAGCGTTATTTAGCGCAACAAATGCAGGTGCGAGAAAACATTACGGAACCTTATTTAGCCGTGATGTGTTTTCAGACGGAACTGGAATCGGAAGAACGAGAGGTGTTTATGGTGATGTTTCTCGATAATCAGAATCGCTTAATTAAAAAAGAAAAAATGTTTTACGGCACGATTAATCAAGCAACGGTTTACCCTAGAGAAATAATCAAAGAAGCATTAAAATGCAATGCGGCGGCAATTATTGTCGCTCATAATCATCCGTCAGGTCTTTGTACGCCTTCGGAATCGGATAGGATGCTCACTAAGAAGATTGAAATGGCGTGTGATTTGGTTGAAATTCGCTTTGTTGATCATATTGTCGTCGGAAAAGGTGATTATTTTTCCTTCGAAGAAGAGAAGTTTCGCCGAAATAATTCATAA
- the coaBC gene encoding bifunctional phosphopantothenoylcysteine decarboxylase/phosphopantothenate--cysteine ligase CoaBC, translating to MLSNKRILVGITGGIAAYKTIELIRHFKKANADVRVVLTPAAEAFVTPLTLQAISANAVSNSLLDPQAELAMGHIELAKWADLVVIAPASADFIARLRAGMANDLLSTLCLATASPILLAPAMNQQMFKQAVTQENLAVLANRGIQMIGPNSGFQACGDVGAGRMSEPSEIFQTVCDHFNRSQDLKDISVTITAGPTREAIDPVRYISNHSSGKMGFAIAEAFAKRGAQVNLIAGPVNLATPANVVRIDVESAVEMEQQAVKFAQKSAIFIGCAAVADYRMAEVAPQKIKKTTGNDELILKLVKNPDIIANVANLTENRPFTVGFAAETQDVANYAKDKLKRKNLDLICANDVSGGQVFGQDQNALQLFWQNGEKMLPLADKGKLAEALVHEIIEQFKHDK from the coding sequence ATGCTCAGTAACAAGCGCATTTTAGTCGGCATTACCGGTGGCATTGCCGCTTATAAAACGATTGAATTAATTCGTCATTTCAAAAAAGCCAATGCAGACGTTCGTGTCGTATTAACACCGGCGGCAGAAGCTTTTGTGACCCCGCTTACCCTACAAGCGATTTCGGCAAATGCGGTCTCCAATTCCTTATTAGATCCGCAAGCGGAACTCGCAATGGGTCATATTGAATTGGCAAAATGGGCGGATTTAGTCGTTATTGCACCGGCGTCTGCCGATTTTATCGCTCGTTTACGTGCCGGTATGGCAAATGATTTGCTCTCTACCCTCTGTTTAGCAACTGCCAGCCCAATTTTACTCGCACCGGCAATGAACCAACAAATGTTCAAACAAGCGGTTACGCAAGAAAATTTAGCCGTATTGGCAAATCGCGGCATACAAATGATCGGTCCGAATAGCGGCTTCCAAGCTTGTGGTGATGTCGGTGCCGGCAGAATGTCCGAGCCAAGTGAGATCTTCCAAACAGTATGCGATCACTTTAACCGCTCACAAGATCTGAAAGATATTAGCGTGACAATTACCGCCGGCCCAACCCGTGAAGCGATCGATCCGGTGCGTTATATCAGCAATCACAGTTCCGGCAAAATGGGCTTTGCGATTGCTGAAGCATTTGCCAAACGTGGTGCACAAGTGAATCTGATTGCCGGTCCGGTCAATCTTGCCACACCGGCAAATGTCGTTCGAATCGATGTGGAATCGGCGGTAGAAATGGAACAACAAGCGGTCAAATTTGCACAAAAATCTGCAATTTTTATCGGTTGTGCTGCCGTTGCCGATTATCGAATGGCTGAAGTCGCGCCACAAAAAATCAAGAAAACCACTGGTAATGACGAACTGATTCTTAAATTAGTTAAAAACCCGGATATTATCGCCAATGTGGCAAATTTAACTGAAAATCGCCCGTTTACCGTGGGTTTTGCAGCGGAAACGCAAGATGTAGCGAACTACGCTAAAGATAAACTCAAACGTAAGAATTTAGATTTAATTTGCGCCAATGATGTGTCCGGCGGACAAGTGTTCGGGCAAGATCAAAATGCCCTACAACTCTTTTGGCAAAACGGTGAAAAAATGCTACCGCTTGCAGATAAAGGCAAACTGGCGGAAGCCTTAGTTCACGAGATTATTGAGCAATTTAAACACGACAAATAG
- the dut gene encoding dUTP diphosphatase, with amino-acid sequence MKQIDLKILDGRIGNEFPLPAYATEGSAGLDLRALTESALIVEPGQTVLIPTGISIYIADPNLAAVILPRSGLGHKNGIVLGNLVGLIDSDYQGPLMVSLWNRSDKPFTVEVGDRIAQLVFVPVVQASFNIVNDFEQTERGEGGFGHSGTQ; translated from the coding sequence ATGAAACAAATCGATTTAAAAATTTTAGACGGCCGTATCGGCAACGAATTTCCATTACCGGCCTATGCAACCGAAGGGTCGGCGGGTTTAGATTTACGTGCCTTAACTGAAAGCGCTTTAATCGTAGAACCCGGTCAAACCGTACTGATTCCAACCGGTATTTCAATTTATATCGCTGATCCGAATTTAGCGGCGGTGATTTTGCCTCGTTCAGGTTTAGGGCATAAAAACGGTATCGTGTTAGGCAATTTAGTCGGTTTAATCGATAGCGACTATCAAGGTCCGTTAATGGTGTCATTGTGGAACCGCAGCGATAAACCTTTTACCGTTGAAGTCGGCGACCGTATTGCTCAGTTAGTTTTCGTACCGGTGGTACAAGCAAGCTTCAATATCGTAAACGATTTTGAACAAACCGAACGTGGCGAAGGCGGTTTCGGTCATTCGGGTACACAGTAA
- the slmA gene encoding nucleoid occlusion factor SlmA — MTQPTVKMPKKSVKERQQQVLEVLIGLLNSEDGMQRVTTERLAKAVGVSEGALYRYFPSKTKMFEALIERIEQTLTGYINASKRKENTTASTVKAILYTVIEFARKNPGVTRILTGHALMFEDDQLKARVAKFFDGLEFQFANILQMSKLREGKTFEDERALAGYLVNFCEGQFLRLVRSNFSYNQHQHFEKQWALIKPLFE, encoded by the coding sequence ATGACACAACCAACAGTTAAGATGCCTAAAAAATCGGTAAAAGAACGCCAACAGCAAGTCCTTGAAGTGCTGATTGGCTTATTAAATTCCGAAGACGGTATGCAACGTGTAACCACCGAGCGTTTAGCCAAAGCGGTCGGCGTTTCGGAAGGTGCGCTTTACCGTTATTTTCCAAGCAAAACGAAGATGTTTGAGGCATTAATTGAGCGTATCGAACAGACCTTAACCGGTTATATTAACGCCAGTAAACGCAAAGAAAATACCACGGCATCCACCGTTAAAGCGATTCTCTACACCGTGATCGAATTCGCCCGCAAAAATCCGGGAGTAACTCGCATTCTAACCGGTCATGCGCTGATGTTTGAAGACGATCAATTAAAAGCACGTGTTGCCAAATTTTTTGACGGCTTAGAATTTCAGTTCGCCAATATTTTACAGATGAGTAAATTGCGTGAAGGTAAAACGTTCGAGGACGAACGTGCATTGGCAGGCTATTTAGTGAATTTTTGCGAAGGTCAATTCTTACGTTTAGTACGTTCTAACTTCAGTTATAACCAACATCAACACTTTGAAAAACAATGGGCATTAATTAAGCCGTTATTTGAGTAA
- a CDS encoding YheU family protein, producing MIIPWQELEPATLNNVLDSFILREGTDYGERELSLEEKRERLLAQLKADKVVIVWSELHQSLDIKDKKSFLG from the coding sequence ATGATTATTCCATGGCAAGAACTTGAACCCGCAACATTAAATAATGTATTGGATTCATTTATTTTACGAGAAGGCACCGATTACGGCGAAAGAGAACTTTCTTTAGAGGAAAAACGTGAGCGCTTATTAGCTCAATTAAAAGCGGATAAAGTTGTGATTGTCTGGTCGGAGCTGCATCAAAGCCTTGATATTAAAGACAAAAAATCTTTTTTAGGTTAA